A genomic stretch from Nilaparvata lugens isolate BPH chromosome 8, ASM1435652v1, whole genome shotgun sequence includes:
- the LOC120352703 gene encoding THAP domain-containing protein 6-like, translated as MPAYCIAYGCFNKGGNVEGITFHSFPKNEDLRRKWIIATKRKDWEPTKYSKICSAHFREDDIDRTSLNSVRIREGAVPAIFPAFPEESQVKDRQNLKRRTEEPQQSA; from the exons ATGCCAGCATATTGCATTGCTTATGGATGCTTCAATAAAGGAGGAAACGTTGAAGGAATAACATTTCACAG cTTTCCAAAGAACGAAGATCTCCGACGAAAATGGATCATAGCAACAAAGAGAAAGGACTGGGAGCCTACAAAATATAGCAAGATCTGTTCAGCACATTTTCGGGAAGATGATATTGACAGGACTTCTCTTAACAGTGTCCGGATTCGAGAAGGAGCAGTTCCTGCCATCTTTCCAGCTTTTCCTGAAGAATCCCAGGTAAAAGATCgacaaaatttgaaaaggagAACAGAAGAACCTCAACAATCAGCGTAA